Below is a window of Lemur catta isolate mLemCat1 chromosome 11, mLemCat1.pri, whole genome shotgun sequence DNA.
aaaaaagacatttattttcagtCAAATGGATGATGTCTCCCTCTTGTCCCTTAATCCTCAATGTTTgcttgaatcttttttttcttttttttaatcttccccATACCCACTTCTTGATACTTTGGTTCTCTTTCCTGCTCAGGTCCCTTCATTTGTACTTCGGAGTTTTTCTCATGTAAATTTGTATAATGGAAAATATTGTTCAGTTTGAATAGAAAGcatgaagaattaaataaaaaagatagctGAAATTCAGattgaagaaatttatttctgtgtaaagttatttaaaaactctgtattatATAAAAGGCAAAAAGTTCTATGTACTTGATGTGAATATGCGAATACTGCTATAATAAAGATTGACTGCATGGAGAAGTCTTTATGAAGATTATTTTTCTATCACTATTACGTTCAGTAACAGTAGTCAGCAGTTTTGACAGTTCTTCCAGGCAGTAGAAAGACTGAgaaataatcatttttgtttcataCATAATGTTGATTACCGCTTGGTGGGTAGAATTTAAAGTTGTCAAGATTCACACCTGGCACATGATACATGCTATACAACATGAAGTGGTAACAATCTTTTGTCAGGTATCGGTCAATgaccctgaaatattttttgagattgTGACCTGATATATCTAATTTCAAATGGCTGCTCTCTGTATGGTTTTGAAGTGTGTGCTCTAATTTAGTAATTGAAAATGGAGTTTATCTGCAGAAATTCACCTTagaattgtattttttcaaacttttgacACAACTTACATTTTCTATAGTAACAGTACGTACACTAACGTACATATTTGAAATTATGTTGTctacttcagtttttaaaatgattgatTCAGTGAGTTGATTTTGTGTACTTCATTTCATGACctgaagtttgaaaaacacctaGAGTTATCTTCAGACAAATGTATTAAATTACTGGGCAGTTTCCAGAAGAGGTAACTAGTTTTAAAACTTCACTTGGAAACCTTATGTCTGAGAATAATATGAATGAACAAAAAAGTCTTTAAGAGGGCATGTGTTTGAGGAATCTGGTTTCTGGTCTTCACAGCCGTCATTCCCCCCTCCCTAATCATAAAATGCTGTCAAGACTTAATTGTGgatacttgggagactgaggcaggagaatcacttgagcccaggagttcgaggccagcctgggcaacagagtgaaacctcatctctgaaaaataatttttttttttttttgagacagagtctctgttgcctgggctagagtgccatggcgtcagcctacctcacagcaacctcaaactcttgggctcaagcaatcctcctgcctcagcctcccaagtagctgggactacaggcatgcgccaccatgcccggctaattttttctgtatttttagttgtcaggttaatttctttctattttttcatagagacagggtctcgaactcctgaccttgagcgatcctcttgccttggcctcccagagtgctaggactacaggcgtgaaccattgcacccagcctgaaaaataaatttttttaaatatggtttcAAGACTTCAGAATTTCCTCTggagttttctcatctgaaaaatgtaaTTCTATAATATAAACATTACAGAAGCTGATTTTCTAAATAACCTTCATACATGATGATAACAGAATAATTGTggccatattttttatttatttatttatttatttatttatttatgagacagagtttcactctgttgcccaggctagagtgccgtggtgtcagcctagctcacagcaacctcaaactcctaggctcaagcaatcctcctgcctcagcctcccaagtagctgggactacaggtatactccaccatgcccggctaatttttttctatatatatattttttagctgtccaaatcatttctttctatttttagtagagacagggtcttgctcctgctcaggctagtctcgaactcctgacctcaagcgatcctcccgccttggcctcccagagtgctaggattacaggtgtgagccaccgtgcccggcctgtggccatattttttaagatatgttttccttaaaatttagCTCAGGATTATGGATGCTCTATCTATTCCAAAATTCTATTATGCAGAACCTCCCCCAGCTCTTCTGAAATTGTTTTATCAGGGGCTGTGATAATTGGACTTACTGTCTGGGTTATACAGTTACGGACTCATAAAAATGTTGAGTTCTGAACAAGTCCCTCATAGCAGTTACTGACTATGAAGCCCTGAGGGATATGACTTACCAGGACCCAAGATCAGTActgtgcattttatatatatatacatatatatatgtatgtaaatatatgtgcTTCTCTTGTCACATAACTTTATTAAATAGACAACTAATTGTATTAAGGGAAACTAGTAAAGATACAAATGTGTGTGCTAAAATTTGACACTTGATCTCTGTTGTCATCAATAATTCACCACCTACCTTTCCATTTAATATCCCAAGCTCCATCTactgtttatgtatatttttatatatatatcatatatataattttgttgtCATGATGGTTGTGAGATTTGGATAGAAACAGGTGTTGACTCCATAGGTTTGTAGCTGAAAATGGATATTGTGCTAGGCAAACTCCACTTGTCCCTGCTATCTTCTCCAATCAGGTAAGCTACTGCTGGTACAGGTGACAAAAGGCAAAAGCCCAGCTACTGAGGCAAGCCAACACACCAGCTCAGGCAGCTCCCATTTCCTTGACACTGCACACTGGTGTCCCACTGATGCTCCTGATGAAATTGTGGCAGCAGACAACAGGGTCAACCTCTTCTACAAAATAGTTCTCGGACCAAGTGGAATAAGACAACTTCTGTATCTTTCTGATGCATGAACGTAACAGGTATTCCTTATATAGTACCTCTCCATCACAATTTTATTAGACAACTAATTGTGGTATTAAGGCTCCATAGGAAACTAGTAAAGTTACAAATGTGTGTGACACTTGATCTTCTCTATTGCCATCAATACTTCACCACCTACCTTTCCATGTAATACCCCACAGCTCTCCATCTACTAGGCCACACCCTAAAACTTACTTTGTGCTTGTTGCTACTtttcaggaagagagaaagcTATCCTCAatatgtttgttttgctttgggcTGTTGTGGACAGAGGGGAGGGGTGGCACTGCATCTGCTGGAACATCTAGCTACAGCTTAGTCTAGGTCCACATGGAGGCTTTTCTATAAAAATCATACTGGGATTCCAGGGTCACTGTAAACTTAGCTTAGACCCAGTAGTCGAGAAATAACAATCACTTCCATTTAGAGAGTATTTCCTTCATGCCAGCCGCAGTCCTGTGTGCTTTctgtgttaattcatttaatccattttacaaatgaggacagtAATGCAcagatcaaaataaataatttgcccaaactCACAGCAAGTAAATGGTAGAGCTACTAGTCATACCAGTGAGTCCGACTGCAGAGCCAGAGGTCTGGAAGCATCATGCCAGTTTTTCGAACTGCAGGTTGAGACCCATTAATGGGTAGTAAAATCAGTTTAGGGGTTCTCAACTGGCCATTCTTTAAGTAtgtagaatagaataaaatatgtgCATCACAGTGAGTACCATTTCATAAAACTTTGGGGTTAATTAGATACGTATGTATGCAAGCATATTTATATGCTAGGTCacttataaaattaattcttatAGTAAGTTGTGATCAAAAAGGTTTATACCATGCTGTGCTGACTCAGATAAAACTGACTTCACCTAGAGCCAaccagccaggatttgaacctcaGCTCTCCCACTAACTAGCTATATGAACTGAGCAAATCACCTCCCCCATCCACAGCTAAacttcatctataaagtagaaataataatgtaaagATGTGATAAATTAACACATGTGAAGTGTTAAAAGTGCCTAGCCCATAGTGCTAGGCAGGGATAAGGAGGGAGAGGAATAGATGTTTTGTCAAGGATAAGAGGATGTATGAactgaccaaccagaaagaggTAGAGAAACCACAAACTGGAGATGATGGTCAAGGCCACAAATGGGGTAAACTGAAGTATGCGCATTAGGTTTTAGGTATCCCCATGAAGGATTCTGGGAGGATGAAGGCACACAGACTAAGGGAGTTATGTAAGAAAAAAACCTATCATCAGTCATCCAAGGGTGGGAAATGGAAACTCCATCTAAAGAAAGGAGGGGCAGTTCATTTATCATATAAACGTATGTGTGTATCAGAAACTCGGGGACGTCTCCACTCAGAGATAGAACCATTACCGCTTGGGAATGTATCGTGCTTAATAAATCTTGGTGTTTGGCTAGCTTGTATCTGTTTGGCCTGCTCTTTTATTCCCTCAACTCAGTCTCAGTAACCATTCTTTGCTACTGAGATAAGAACCAGGAAACACAGCAACCTGACATTTGTAAGTGTTTCCTATTATTTCCTTTAACTATTATATATATAGCCATcaatcaatgtatttttttttttttgagacagagtctcgctctgttgcccgggctagagtgccgtggcatcagcctagctcacagcaacctcaaactcctgggctcaagggatccttctgcctcagcctcccgagtagctgggactacaggcatgcaccaccatgtccggctaatttctttctatttttagtaaagacagggtctcactcttgctcaggctggtctcaaactcctgacgtccagtgatcctcccgcctcagcctcccagagtgctagcattacaggcatgagcctcagcGCCCGGCCCAATCAAATGTATTTAACATCTCTTTGGGACCCTTTTCCATTTAACTGGGAGGGAGGAGTCTGGTTCCTTTGAGAAGGCTGGGAACAATTTCCTCCATCAGTTCAAACTGGTTTCATGGCCCACGCTTGGAAAAGAGGATCCCAATGTGGCCTCCACATTCTTTAAAccaaaaaatgctatttaaaagttatcttttaatTCAAGTCGAGCAACTCTGATTTCTAACGAAAAGAGCTAATGGGATTCCCCTACTTCATTCAGTTCACTgttatcaattattttctttccaaaaaaaaacctgtattaatgttggggggagggaggaggagatcaAAAATTAAACCTAAAAAGTACAAAGAGATGTGATGGTTTTTCAATTAAAGACCTTAGACATCTCTTTATGGGCTGACACAGCTCACCCTTACACAGGTGAGTAAACACAAAACCAAGGGAAGTGTCTCCTGCACCCCTTGCAACAGGCACAGGCCTGCTGGAGCCGGCAGTAGGGGACAGTACAGCTGTTCCACTTGCTTCAGCTGCCATTGTACCCGCTCTGTGACAACTGAAAAGAACTAAAGGTGGAATGGAAAACTCCACCCTAGGAAATCCCATCGTATCACACCCCTGTTTAAACCCTGCCAGAGGCTGCTCACTGCATTTAACATAAAATCTAAACCTGTGACCATGACCTACTAACATCGAGTCTCACCCACTCCTCATTCGCAGGAGCTGTCCCGGGACTTTGTTCCTTAAACACAGCAACTGCAGTCCTACGCTAGACCTTGATTCTTGCTGTTTCTTGTTCCCAGAACACTCTTCCCTCAGATCCTCACACAACTGAACTCCTCGTTCAGGTTTCAGCTCAAATGCTTCCCTGAGCACCTGGAGTGCCAGTACGCCCCCCTCACCCATCTCTAGCACCTCACCCAGTGATATTTCCTCCACAGCACTCAGTAAATCTCATGGGGTTAGTGACTTCCTGTCCTCCCTTTCTAAAATCTTAAGTTCTGTAAGAACAGAATCTTATCTGTCTTCTTTAGCACTGTATTCCCAATGTATAGGTGGTTAAAAAcctaagttaaaaaaacaaaaagttaactgggtagggtggctcatgcctttagtcccagctactcagtggtctgagtcaggaggatcactttaggcgcAGAGTTTCAGACTAGCCTGGGTGATACAGTGAGACCCAGTTcctttaaagaaaggaagaaaaaaaagttgtgcTTTTGGGGCAAGTCATCAAGCTACTCTACACCAAAGATAACTGGATGGAAGAAAATTCTGTCCTATCTACTTCCATAATTGTGATGCTACAGAAAGTTGGaaagtactttgaaataaattttagaaaaagtgaAACATCCTGTTTTACCCATCTCCTATTCTTCTTGCCCTAAGAATTCCTAGTTAAAGTATGATTTAAGAGTTCCACAATGGTCACTCAACATAATGGTCGGCCCACAGGAGCTACTTCAACAATAAATGGACTGCGCTGACCTCTAACCTCTGTACACTCAGGGCAAGAATCCACCTGCAGCAGATAAATCGCAAGAGTTTTCACATTAACTGTCAGCATACAAATGCCTTGATGTTAGCTAAGGAGGAGGTGTACAGCACTGTAGTTaagcatgagctttggagtcCTTAACCCCACCGCTTACCGGTGTGTGGTGCTAAGCAAGTCATTTCATCCCCTGGAGGCTCGATGTCCTCATTGATAAATGGAGCTAACACCTACCTATATCACAGGGAACCCAAGAGGATCAGCTGAAAGGCTGTATAAATCATTTAGAATAGCAGgtgaagcaaaaaaataaataaataatccataaaGGGTGGTTGCATTATCAGAAGCATCATAATTCCATTCCTCATTCTTGACCAAACCACTTTAATTTACAACTTTAATGTAGAACATGAAGTCCATAATTTCTTGAAATTCTCACCTGGCTCCtgcaagaaaacaaaagtggaaaGCTTTAAGTACTTTTCTATTCACTAATTCAAATCTGTAATTCTtgtttattcaattattcaagcatttattgagcactgatcATGAGAAACCTTGTAAAGGAGAGAAGCAAAACCACCCTTCTCTCAAAGGGTTTACAGTTACAggcattaaaacaaaatattaacgaTTATTCAGACGTCTgtataaagacagaaagagattCATGTTGACAGACATGTTAATATCAAGGGAACAGGAGGCCAGGTAAGGACCAAGACTTCTGCCTGTCCATAAGCAAaactaaagacaaaataaattacaaaacagGTTAACTGCCTGCCCTTTGGGGACACTCTATcccaaccctcctcctccctaCAGACCTCAAAACTGCTGTAATTTTCATGCCAATAAGCtactaataattaaaattacaatggCAATACTAGTAGTATTATTTAATAGGAATACTTAACTATCATGTAATGCTTCCTTTCCTAAAACAATTTCCAATGCATTTTGAATGATGGCAATTACTAAAGTGCAaggattaatttaaaaacatgttatgacaggtgcagtggctcatgcctataatcctagcactttgggaggccaagtagggaggatcacttgatgccaggagctggagaccagcctggagaacacagtgagatcctatctccacaaaaaataaaaaaaggaaaattagctgggcgttgtggtgCTTGCCTATAGTCCTAGATATTCAaaaggctgagccaagaggatcacctgagcccaggagtttgaggttgcagtgggctatgattatgccactgtactctagctgggtacagggactctgcctcaaaaaaacaaaaaacatgttaAAGGAGAATGTCTTAACCCCTGAGAGTTTTGTGGAGAAAGGGAATCCTCTTAATACctccttttgaaagaaaaactCTTGACTTCCTGTCCTAGAAAATGAAAGGGCCATAACCCTTCActgtttaaaaagttaatttccaTACAGTTCCATATAGTAATACTCCCATATGCTGGATCTTACCATTTAAACACTGGGGGTAGGACACTGTATTTCTGCAGTTATATACTATAAGCTCCGTATCAGTCTTGTTCACCACTATATCCCCATACCTGGCACTGAATTGGTCTTAATATGTCTTTGatcaatggatggatgaagggGACCCTAAAATTGTATACTAacttaggaaaaaagaatttctaaaatatacaatgaaatggAAGATGAGACCAGATCAAACGTGAAAATACTAAAGGCAGAAATTGGATACATGACATGGTTAATTGTGCTTCATGCTGTTCCAATATGCAGTTTCTTTAAGACCATCATAAGTACAAAGTCCAAACAAATGTTTATGACAAAAGACAAATATAACTTAAAGGAATTTGGGGCATACTCACTTGCAAAGAGTCTATACTTTCAGTCTTCATCATCAGGAGGGATACCTAACTCTTCATCTGTCCACTGGGAAGGATCTGGGTATGGAAAGTGACCCTGGTGAcaaccatttaaaagaaaaaaaaaagtcaagaatctATATTCCATGCaactaattaaattttaaaagaaattttggaaagaaaaaaaacatgatgCAGCTAACTGTCATGTACACAGCCCCTGAAATACCACAGGAACAAATTCTCCTTTAACTATTTGGTGGCCCAGCTATTCTGCAATCTGTTCCTATGGGCCATGGCCTGAATTTCAAAAACCTCCCCAATTTGGAGGTATCAGCCTAAGCCAGTGATATGGGTTTGTGATGGAGGGTAGGGGAAAGTGGAGGCGACAGGTTGCAAAGGTACCCCACACTTTGGCAATGTCTTGAAGTCCTGGCAAAACAGAAATGTTTCAATCTCTCCTGTCATTACTGTTGTGAGATCTGGGAGCTTCAGGTGGATGCCATCATCTTTAATCCTAATCTAAGGGGTATCTGGCTGCATCATCATCTCCTGCCCCGCAGCCTTATATACTCTTGACTACTGCCCCACAATGACACAGTGGGGTTATAAACAGTAAGGGTGCTGCCAATTCAGATACCTAAGCAGCTCCTTCTGAGGGACAAGGGCACAGACAAGTTGTAAGAGAAATGGGACATTAAGCAACTGGATGCTTCCAAAACTTGtatactatttaaatttaaggTTTTTTTACTATTCTGGAAACAAACccaaatttactaaaatttacaGTATTCTGAATCAACAAGCAGATTTCGATGTGTTAAAGGTGTAATTTCCTGTAGGACAGTCTGCAAATGTGATAAAAACTCCAGTTCAGGCTAATAACATGTTAGAATATCATCAATAACTCACTTCCTTCCTCAAGAAAAGTTAACTCACATCCATCCCATCCAAACCTGGCTGCCCTGGGCCTCTGGACAGACTAGATGATATTCATCATTTAAAGGAATTTAAGTCTGAAACTTAACCCACTGATGAATGTCTAGTTCAGGAGGTGAAAGAATTAGTTACCAGTCTTACTTCAAATACGGCAACCTACCAGAAACCATAAGACATGGACCACCTAAATGTACATCCTCATGTAAAGAAGGTTAGAAGCTAACATGTTTCATTAAATAACAGGATTCCTGGATATACACATGGACAACACAGTGGTGAGGAATATATCCAGACAGAAAAATGGCctacaatagaaaaatatataagctaGGCCATTGATATCTCCTCCCTCACCCTACCCAGAAAAGGACAAGAACTATTCTCCTGCACTTACCAGCACAGCATCTGAGTCATGCCAAAAGCGCCAGAGAATCCAGAACCACATGGTTGCACTGAAGAACTCAGCCTTGATCACTTGGGATCTGGTCAGCTGGGGAAACTGTCTATACCGAGGCTCAATATGCACACCACCGCCAGCACTGAGACAAAACAAAAACGGTAGGCAGCTTGCTGCATTTGCAAAGTATTAAATCATCCAAAACTTTTGAGTTATATCTAAAAAACTAAGCGGACATTTCTCATCTCCTCCACTGAAATACAGACAGAAAGACAGATTCACAATCCCTTGAAATAACTCGTTTCTCATTAAGCTTGCTTTAAATGTATGTAGCCACAAACACTGGCCTGAAATGACAAGCTAATTATCTAATTATTgtgaatattcattattttgcACCAGAAATATGAATGTGTTGATAATAGGGTGCAAAGGTTTTAGCTAAGGGATTATGAACCTGCAGTAGTAGGTCACTAaagtattcagaaaaataaatcaacaaattaattttgttctgtttagCCATCTATTTTATGGGAAAGAGGACTCACAAATCCTTTTTAATATGCTAATAGCTCTGAACAAAGCAAAGAACCTTAAACAGTAAATTTGAAAaagttttctgggttttgtttttttcattaggCACCGTTGACAAATTGGCACGCAGTCCATAAGAGCTATACTCAATTTATTCAGTTGGGTTGTAATTATTTTAGGTTGAATCcaatttaaataatacaatttgCACTTACTGGGGCTATTTCTAAGTCCTATTCAGCAGCCATACGTATGCTAATACacagaaatggataaaaaatttaaagagaattcctacacaaaatattttcaccAATTTCAGTCCAGGTAAGAATCAGCTTATAAGATAATATTCTTTTGTACAGCATACCAATGAATACCTGCACCAAAAAAGTACACTAAAATTTCATGTCTTCATAATGTGTAGATTTGTGAACAGTAATATTGCTATGGTTCTTTGTACACGTTAGCTAGGACTGTTTTTTATCTTCTCCCACTCTAAAAGATTATTAGcattatcatttattgagtgtttaccatGCACCAGTTACCAGGCAaagaattttatatgcattatctcatttaatttcccTAACAACCTTATGAGATAGAGCctataattataaatgttttataaatgaagacattGAGGTACTGTGTGATGGCAAAGCCCAAGCTCTTGCCTACAGATACGTACCATTaataattatctcattttatgaATCAAAAGACATAACTCTTAATTAGAATTCCACTGGGTGCaatagctcatgcctataattctggCTACAAGGgagttgaggcaggaagattgcttgagctcaggagttcaaggctgcagtgaactatgatcacaccactgcactccagcctggacaaatGTGTAAGACCCtaaccctgtctctttaaaaaaaaaaaaaaattcctatcagCATGATAAAACCAATGTTACCACACTGAAATAAAATCCcgtttttctgtaaatatttatctaATATATAACAATTCTATTTGGAAGtctctatttaaaataatggatGATATgataggtgatttttatttttgcagatatgtgtgtatatacatatgtatgtatatatatatttttttacagtgACCACACATTACATTTAAAAGTTTCCACCAAACATCACCACTTTACAACTTGAAGAATATAGCATACTGTTTCTGTAATGTCCTCATATACTAATTATATTTAACAGTATGTATTCAGGAGCTACCTGTGCATATAGATAATGTATTATGTAAACATGTAAGATAATTCAATATAGTGTAACAACATCCTTCCTCTTTGATAGGTACAAGCTACAATCTAGGCATAAGGGCTCATCACATAagtaaaacttattaaaataagatttgAGTAAGGCTAGGATTATAATTCAAATCCCACCTCAGCAACTCTTCACATTTCATTCTTGCTAGAGTGATATGTTAACTATGACCCGAAGTAGGTAGGCCATTGACTGCAAGGTGAGTATCTTTTTGAACAAAGATTTGAAAGACTGCAATTACAGAAAAGCAACAGATGACACAACTGCTATGATTAACGAATGTGAAGATTCAATGAACACCTGATTATGTTAGGTTCCAAAACAGGTTGTTAATGGCACTGTAACAAACTAGATACTCTGAACAACCCTCCAAACTGAaactatgaaattttttttttaatttttataaacatcaCTGACCAGAGACAACATAAGGAAAGAATCTACCTAGGGCAAAATCCAAGTAAAAACAAGGCCTAGGAACAAAATAAGCACTGAAGCTGGCATTCATCTAGAGTCCTTGTCCACGTGGACAGCTGCATGAGGTGGCGGGGACCAGAAAACCAGCCTGGGGCCCGCCCAAAATAAGGAGTCTAATTCTGAGAACCCTGAATAAAGCTGCAGCTGAACAACAGAAGggtgaatgagaaataaacctgCCATGGAGAAGGGAACAGGAATTTGTTACCAGAAGCCAGTCCTCAGGTAGGTTTGCACCCAAATCCAAACTACCTGGGTTGTACCTGTGTGGTTCAAAAACCCCAAGCCAAGAAGTTAAAGTGATCTCGGATTGGTGGCACCTTCAAGAGGCTAAGAGAAGCAAGATCTCAAAAAAATTCCAGAGAAAATGAGCTTGCAGTcaaaaaatataaggaaacatGACATTACGAGTGAGTCCCACAAGTAA
It encodes the following:
- the NDUFB2 gene encoding NADH dehydrogenase [ubiquinone] 1 beta subcomplex subunit 2, mitochondrial, which codes for MSALTRLAPSVRAGGRLFRGCRERAAGGGGVRHAGGGVHIEPRYRQFPQLTRSQVIKAEFFSATMWFWILWRFWHDSDAVLGHFPYPDPSQWTDEELGIPPDDED